ttaaaatcacatttttaagACATAGTAAAACACGTATTTTAAAAATGAGGGTGTGGTTGGTTGGAAACAGTCACAGCAACATGGCAGAGGGGTCCTCTTCTGTCCAGCCTTCTGGTAGTTATTCTGCAGTGACACAAAACACTGCATTGGATAATTATACAAAGAGAAAAACACCATCTGATCAGACCCATATAATctcttgaaaaaaatgaaatgaatctTCTATAAGAGTGTTGCCATAACCCATGTATCAGATCTGCTTTACAGCAATGGACCTTCAGAACATCCCAGGTGGAACCTGATCCGGTTCCAGAATGCTACAGCTTTAGTGAAGAATGCTGAAAGCCTTTGCAAGCACTTGCACTTTTCTACATGTGTGAACTACACAGCAAAAGAACAGCCAGTCTTGCAGGCTCCTGTCTGGACTAGGTCTTTACCTTCTCAGCCTCTGCCCCTGCCTTTGCTCTCTGGTGAGGTATTACCACGCTGCCCTCTGCCGCAGGTACCAGCTGTTGTCTGTGTGGAGGCTTGCCTGCCGTTTGGACACCTGTGACGATTCCTCCGCGCTTTCATCACTGTGAACAAATCGAATGTGTTTCCCTCAAACTGCCTGTTCATGAATTACTGTAGTTGTTAAACAGAGGTCAGTTGACTTTATTGAAACAAGGCATTCGCTGATACCATTCATTTCCCAGCATGTTGACCTCGAGACCATTGTTCTTCTCTTGTGGCTCTTCTGATCCATCCTGGCCGTGACCTTGTTCTGACCCTGCCCTTAGTTATTAAAGTGAGCAGCCCAGAGTCTGTTTCCAGCCTCTAATTGTGGGTTACTAAGGACCTGGACTGGAAAATGAACTGCAGACTGCCATACTCTGGGATGTGCCTTTGTGGTCAAGCATGATAAGGAATAGGCATTATAACAGCACTACTAAACATGCCCAGACCCTCTGACTGCTACAGTGGACGGTTACTCACCCCAATAGTTTTCCCATGATGGTCTGCAGGAACTTCCTCGCTGAAATCTGCCCCAGTACTTTCCTGTAGCTGTTTGTGAATATAGCATCTGCGTGCCTCGCTGTTCTGGAAGTACAAAGGCACAACATGTATTTTACTTAGGTTTGTTTCAAATGCATCAGTGCTTGCAATCTGTTCCTCCCTCTTGTGTATTTACTAGACCAGCTGGGAAAGTCGGTGGTGCAGTACTGTATTAAGGGCTACTCAATTCTGTATCAACACTGCAGGCACAGGGGCATGTTAAGGGGGCGGGCTGTATTGTTTTCCATGTTCGGTATACAGGGATTCCAACCCCGCCCCTTCAGATGAATGCAAAGCCACAGAGTGGACCAACCTTTCCTCTGGGGGCTCTCTCAGGGGGACGCTGAGCTGCAGAGGCCCGTCTGTGTCTGGGAAGACGTGTCCATCGTCAGCAGAGGACCTCAGaatgaaggaggaggaggaggaggccttCTGACCAAACctgaaacagtttaaacaaactgCACTGTGAACAAGGCCTGCTTTCCAAAAATGTACCACAGCATGGTAAATTACATCAGTTTCCTGTCTCTTGTGAGTGAGAAAAACATTTCAGGTAATACAGGGAAAAAGATCATTTTGTAGGcatttttctttcagaaatatAGGTTGGCAAATTGCTTGGAAAATTGAGTGacaaagtacagtaaaatatCTTGCAAAAATGCttctcaaatttaaaagaaaaatgcagtGTGATAAACTGGGCACTTGCTTGTATGCATTATATTGAAAAGAACAGGCTATCACTGTGCTCATATATGTTGTATTGATGTTGTGCATTAAAATAATCTTAAATAAGCAGACagtggtaaaaaataaaaatgaaatatatatttgaaaaaaaagcatttggaaCCCTCTAATCTAgaaataacaatttaaattattatCAGATAGACATGACAGCTCTGAATAACTGCACAGAATGTCAGATTATAAAGTAGTAAAGGGTTAAGGAGTCAAAACAAGCCATTTCTATTGTAATGGAGGAAAAAAAAGCATCAAAACCATGTTTTCTCCTGTTTCAATTGAAAAAAACTGTTAACACAAGCTATTCCAAAACCCAaccccaaataataaataacaggaCCATAAAGCAACACGCTAAATGGTTGTAATTGTGAagatttgcagtgtgtgtgtgtgtgtgtggcagtgaaTTAGTCAAGTCCACTTCTCATGAATGCATGTCTGAGTGCTGTACTTACCTTAGCGCTGGGTAGAGTGGGGAGCAAGCCGTTTGCATTGTCAGGCAGAAAAACACTAAAAGTGCTCCTTTATCTAACATCATACAGCTTTCTGTGGAGAACAAGGAGGGGTATAAGGGACCTGCACCCTGACACCAACATGAGCAAAGTCCAGCGTTGTGTTTAAACTGGTCAGAGCTGGAAGCTGTGCTGGTTCAAGACATAGCAATGCTTCAGGTGCTTCAGATTGGTAAAGTTGCTTTACTTGGAAAGTCTTACAGTCGATTGCCAGCCGCCTGCAGTGCAATTGCACCATTAAATAAAGGCACGTTGATGTACACCAGTTTCATTGTTTTTGCAAACCAGACTAAACCAGAATTAAAAAACTGTGCCTTTTTCTCATGCACCTTTAAAGAGCATGCATACCCAATGTAGTTGCAGAACTCAATGCTACCAGATGCTTCCAGGTACTGCAGTTGCATCACACTATATAGAATGCATTCTTTAATACACAGGGATAGGAAGCAATTTCAGTAAGACTGTGTTCATTATTTTGGCTTTCTTATGAAGAGGAGCAGAGGTGCTCATGAAATTCTagatttaaagaaacacatttgtggatcactccaTTCTTCCACTCTCTAGACAAAAAGGAAAAGCATTGGTCCTCACCTCCACcaccctgtaaaaaaaaactgaagaaaaagaaTTAAGAGAAGAACGCCACTTACTTGTGTATACCAAAATGTGtcttgttttttgtgttattattccCCAGGTGTTGAAATCAGTTATTTCACTGGTGAAATATTCTAAAGCAGTTTTCCAGCAAGCTGGTACCTTCCACAAGCCTCAGAGCCGGTGGCTGCTtagcagagagagaggaggattCTATCTGGAGTGAGTTTCGTACTGGAGCTCCAGTAGGATGTGTTTTTCACATCtgagctgctttttttttaacttctgcaGTGCCAGTTAAACCCCTGCAAAGGGCTATTGTGACATCAGCAACGCCTCAtttcaatataatattaatagtaaaacattatatatatatatatatatatatatatatatatatatatatatatatatatatatatatatatatataactccaCCCCCTCCCTCCATTATCTAGAGTTCAGACTGGTCAGAGGGTCAGAGTGATGCAGTGATTTAGGTCAATTATATTGCTTTTCTTCCCTTCATTCATGACAGATCACTGTGCATTTGGCACACAGTTAGTAAAAGGTTATCTCTGGCAGAAAATTCCATTTGAATGTCATCGTTCTTCCTCTTACAAATGACATCCACTTTAAGGTCTGCTATTAGTTgccctttgtttatttttaccccAGCTGGCTATATAGGTTTTAGGAAATTCACAGTCAAATTAGTTTTTTAGTTTCTATTCATTTGTACCACTTGGAAGAACCGAGGGCAGCTCTATATAAGGGACATTTTGATCCAGTATTCTAAGAAAACTATCCTGTGTAGAGACCCACATGTATCCGATTGTAATGGAGTTTATCCGAAACAGAAGAAAAGCGCAGATTATGATAGTGTCTGAATTTGAAACGCTGACAGTGCACAGTGGACTCCCTTCATCAGTAATAAACTGTaaatactgcaaaaataaaacagccaaAAAATCAACGCCACAATGATCGGGGGAGGACCATAAACTGTATACAAGTTGAAAATGTCTGGTGCTAGCTGGcttctaaattaaatatatactgtatgcaggAAGAAGTAATATTTGAATATGTATGTAatttcttttttatgtatttacgTGTATTAAAACCAATGTGTAAATCCCAGAATCATTTCTGTTTTTCCGGAACTATATTTGAGTTTCGGTTTCAGGGTGGAGTCGGACGACTTGAATATGGCTCACCGATGATTGTTTCCTGGGGGACAGCAAACACATGGACGTAGTGACTAGTGTGCCCAAACGGTGAGCAAGGGTTCAGAAATCACGTTAAAATAACGAAGTAAAAGTACAGCTTACAATTAAACATGTTACGGTAATATAAAAGCGCAATCTAATGTACTTTCAGTTTAACTGTTTAAATCGTGTCGCTATGTACCCTAGTCCTAACGAGCAGAGATAGCTGCAGAATTTTTCTGATAATGATATTCACACAAACGTGCCGTATCGCAACCAGCGTGTGGTACTGTAGTCTGCTGAGCcaagcggtttttatttttttaaggaacCACGCTGCACGTTCTAAATGAAGATTGACAGCTGTCAAGTTCCAATTTCTTTTATGCTAGATTATATTTTTTACCAATCATGTTTATCCTACCATgtaacagatttaaaaataaatagtgtgATTTTGTAGATTCGATTCGGGTCTTGTTTGTAATAATGAGAAAGAAGATAAACTttgatgattaaaaaataaatagtagtattttatattttaaagatccAGATCAGCTAATATCTCTAATATTGCTGCACTGTATAGTATACATGCAGCGGGTCTCAAAGACTCCAaatagcactaatcctggacctTACCTAAGGTATCATTGCTCGCTAGTCCTAGTGTTAATGAGACTGTGTGAATCCAGCCTGCTGGTGGCAAAcctgtctttttcttttcttttcttaggCCTGTGCTAGGTGTGTAAGTGTGACCTTGGATCAAGTCATAGCCTGGTAAAGATCTCCTAGGAACACGACTGATGCAAACCCTGGAGAAGCAATGACCATTACCATGAACTTATTAATGAAGCAGTAAGGTTAAGCACGACACTCTTTGAGTTGTCATTCATGATGATCACCGGTCGTGTTTTAGGCTGCTGTGAACTTTGTAAAAGGATGAACCTCCTGAAACATGTAAGAAAGTTGTTGCGCCCTAGTGAACGATGGCTCCAGCCGCACAGCAGCAGATACAGCTATTGTTCGGTCTCTTCCAGTCACGCGGTTTCAAATGAGCACCGCAAGACCGGGGGCAGCGGTTTCAGTAGCAAACTAGCAGCGGGTCCCGGTTTTCAAGATTTTGTTAAAAATGTCGCTACAGGAGAGAAAGGCGCTCCCGACCTACAAGAAGAAGTGGAAGAAACGCACCCCTACCTCCCTGAAGACTCGCAGATCGGATCTGGAAGAAAAGGTATGTGCGGGATACAGAGCTACTCAGTTTACAACACGTGTAATTCAACTTTCCGAGGAGCCGTCTGGAAGTTATCTGTGTGCATTCCAACGTGTTACAAACGCATTATGAAACTTCactgaacaaaatacaaataacagaGAACACACTTGTAAACTGAAAGAAGCTTCGACtcttttaaaatcttttgaaGCGTCGTGCttgatgcattttatttttctttaatttatttccttttctgtttcagtttattttgaAACCTACGGGTGTCAGATGAACGTGAATGACACAGAGATCGCCTGGTCGATTCTGCAGAAGAAAGGCTACCTGAGAACCAGCGACCTTGCTCAggtacagaggagaggagaggagaggagaggagaggagaggggaggcaGACCGGTGATAGCGGGTTCCATTAAGTAGCAGGGGCAGGCAGCCTTAACCCTTTCAGTATGGTCACCACATGTGCCTGAATTAAATAGATTGAATTCCTTAAACGACCTATCAGGCCCTATAGCTGACTGTCTCCCCAGGACTGGAGTTACAGTACCTACCCCTGCTGAACATTATGCTCTACACAGGCACATCATAAGCACATTTCTTGATAACTGTACACATGGTTTTCAAATGTGTGTCTTCTTGGATTGaagtataatgtgaaatatttaACAACAGGATTTATTaatgaggtgttttttcttctcCTGTAACAGGCAGATGTGATTCTTCTTGTAACATGCTCTGTCAGGTACCGTATGCCTTTGTAAatctctaaatatatatatatgtttttttttaaatgctgaaaacCAAAGGTCAGCTGGACTGCACATTGTCTTTTTATGGCATCCAAGTGCTCCAGGATCTACACATTCCCCAATCTCACCCTTTTGAGGTAGTGACAGCCTGCTTTTGCTTCATGCTGTCAGAGAGAAGGCAGAGCAGACCATCTGGAACAGGCTGCAGCAGCTGACTGCACTGAAGAGGAGGCGCCCCAGGTCTCAGACTCCACTCAAAATAGGAATTTTAGGTTTGTACCCACAGCACCCTCCCTGTCTCTATCAGATCCTCTTAATAGAATTGCCAGTGCAACACTGTAATACAATAAACaagaaatgttttatatataattgCGCGGTTTGAAAGATACCTCACATTGAGAGTGGCAAATCACAAGCTATGAGCCAGTTTGTTTATGGTTAATGTTTTCTGCCCCTGTGGTTGACGATGGCGCCCCCCTGtggcgtggtgcgcagggtgcaTGGCGGAGAGGCTGAAGAAGCAGTTACTGGAGCGTGAGAAGCTGGTGGACGTGCTGGCCGGGCCCGATGCATACCGAGATCTCCCGCGACTCCTCTCCGTGTCCGAGAGCGGTCAGCAAGCGATCAATGTGCTGCTGTCCCTGGAGGAGACCTACGCTGACGTCATGCCCGTCCAGCTGCACCCGCAGGGCAGGGCCGCCTTCGTGTGAGTGCCTCCCGCAGGGCTTCATGAGCTAACATCTGCATGGAGTGAACAGCTTCGTACAGTAGGAGGAGGTGGATGTTATATAGTGAGTTTCCGGAGCCTGTTCTGCAAACGTAACTATCATGCCTTTGCATGGAGTTCTGTGCAAAATGTCGTAAGGAGGCAGAGATTGGGGCTACTATGGGTCCTAGTGTTTCCTTAACATTCTGTGGCTTTGCAGTTTGCAATACGTGAAgtctctttttttatatagatcCGCTGAGTTTGCAGGGATAACTTGGGGGGGGTGGATAGCATCTGGATCAGTGATAGCATTGTATGTGTACCCATGCTAAGAGAGTTTGAATGCAGATTGTGTTTGTCATTGCATCAGCTCCATCATGCGAGGCTGTGACAACATGTGCAGCTACTGCATCGTGCCCTTCACACGGGGCAGGGAGAGGAGCCGTCCCCTCGCTTCCATCCTCCAGGAAGTCAGGATGCTGTCGGATCAGGTACAGTCCTGCTGAGCTGCACAGCTCAATTACCCTCTGAAAAACCAAGCAGCAGACCATTGAAATCTCTGCCTGGACCGATGTCATAAAATGTCTTCTGCAAAGCCTCCCGCCTCAATGGTCAGTAAATCGGTAACCCTGGCTGTGTTTCTCAGGGAGTGAAGGAGGTGACTCTGCTGGGTCAGAATGTCAACAGCTACAGGGACACGTCCGAGGTGCAGTTCTGTTCCTCCGAGCCGACCCACATGAGCAGGGGCTTCAGCAGCCTGTACAAGGACAGAAAGGGGGGCCTCCGGTTCTCTGAGCTGCTGGAGAGGGTGTCCCGCATTGACCCCGACATGAGGGTCCGCTTCACCTCCCCCCACCCCAAGGACTTCCCTGACGAGGTAACCAAGCCCACGAGCTCCAGATAGTGAGCGGCACACACTAAGGATCAGGCACCTTTAACACAGCAGACTGCTGTAGAGGTCTTAGACAGATATATTGCTTTACCTTTTCAGTTTAGGGGTTGCAATTCTGAATAGAGAAAGCACTGTGTTACTGGTTGTGTATCAGCTGCCCATGCATGTGTAATTCTGACAGACGTGCAGATCTGAAGTGTTTTTTATCCTCCTCGCTGGTCTTCTGAGAGTTTGCAAACAGTGGCACTTAGTGGCTGTATGTTGTAACTGCTAAGCCTGCTGCATTGTGTAGTGAAGTCATTCTTGCTGCATTGTGTCTCAGTCCGTTGCTGACCCTTGCAGGTGCTGCAGCTCATCCAGGAGAGACACAACATCTGCAAGCAGATCCACCTCCCAGCCCAGAGTGGCAGTACCCGCATCCTGCAGGCCATGCGCAGGGGGTAAGGAATTCAGGGAAGCACAGAATCAATCAGCACCCCTGAATGAAACACTGTGCAGCTCTTTTGACAAATGTGCAAGCCTTATTGGACAGGGTGTTCTGGATTGAGGATAGTGTGCATGTTGTTGTTATTGTGATCCATGTTGTTTAAGTGTTGTCCACTAGAGAGAGCACTCTCCCTGTATGTTAAATGGAAAGTTTAGTTTACATGTTCATGTTAAACCCTGTGTTGTTTCTCTGCAGCTACACCAGAGAAGCTTACCTGGAGCTTGTGGATCACATCCGGAGTGTTATTCCAGGTACAGGTTTTTGAATCAGCCTAGAACCCTCATTAAAGGTACATGTTGTGCTAATGATGTTTAATTCTTCTTAAGTGAACTACATATCGTTCTGTAGCAAACTGTATTTCACTTGTAAATGTTAAAGTAATATTTGCTCTTCAACAATCATGCATGCCTGCTGCTGGATATGGTGGTCTGAGGGACCCTGTTGTGTTTCAGAGGTGAGTCTGAGCAGTGATTTTATTGCTGGGTTCTGCGGAGAGACGGAGGAAGATCACCTCCAGACTGTCTCCCTTCTCCGAGAGGTCCGGTACAATGTGGGGTTCCTCTTCGCTTACAGCATGAGAAAGGTGAGCAGACAtacacacagcagagcagaggGGCTTCGCATTCCTTCCAGGACTCGGAGGCTTTGCCATTGTTATTTCAGTGACTCGTGGTTTAATGCTGATGACTGTCTGCTCCTTCTGGTTTATATAAAATCCCTGATGACCAGGTAGAGACTGTGCCCCCCTTCTCTCTTGTAGAAGACCCACGCATATCACCGTCTCCAGGACGACGTTCCAGGGGAGGTGAAACAGCGCCGCCTAGAGGAGCTGATCCGAGTGTTCAGAGAAGAGGCTGCCAGCCTGAACTTGGGGCTCGTCGGGAGCACTCAGCTTGTCCTAGTGGAGGGGGTGGGTACTGCACAGCATACCCAGTGATGTCACGTTTCTATTAGGCAGTGCAGACACACGTGTAGATGCGAGTCTCCTTTTGAAAGTTACAAACCTCAGTGAATTTCAAGCTGAGAGGTCACAATTTGGATCGCGATGAAGCAATAGATAACCACGTTTGAAAGCCTTTAATTAAATTCAGTAACCCTAATTTAAATTAGTAGCCTGTGAAGTCTGTATAGGCTCTCTGTATCCCTTTTAAGGTACAGGTGTACAGTACACTTGATCTGAATTGTCACCTGTACAGGTGAGCAAGAGGTCTGCAGCGGAGCTCTCTGGGAGGAACGACGGCAACGTCAAAGTGATCTTCCCCAACCTGGAGGACCCCACAGACTGTGCGTCGGGAGGCACTGCTGGGATCAAACCAGGAGACTACGTGCAGGTCAAGGTACAGCAGGAACATTGCACCGCTCGTATATTATTAACCAGGTTGACACTCGTTTACAGGAGCGCCCAGGGGAGGCAGCAAGCACAACAGCATTCATCGGACATGAGCAAGAAACATGAAGCAAACGTTTGTAACAATTCATACAAGCAATTGAAAACCCCTGTCGGCTGGTTTTGTTAAGCCCAGATTAACACTGCGCTTCCTCACCTAACGTTAGACTGATGCTCAACAGAGTTTGTGACACCTGTCGtcaggttttttttatatgttttaataaTTCAAGCTCTTTACACAAAGGTTATTCAAGTCTGATTTGTCATAAAGAAATCTAAAGGGAAGACtataagaaaccaagtcaagtagacaagcgTTTTGAGAAGGCTCTAGCCTTGCATCAGCATTCTGAAGTTATGAATCaaaaagcagtttaaaaagaTGATGTCTACttttaatacaaacacaaatgctACGATTGAAGTGCAGAGTATCTTTCAGTGGCACAGCAGCGCTGTGGTTTTCCTGTCCAGGAAGGGTGAGTCACTGTGGATCTCTTTCAGGTCACGTCAGCCAGCTCTCAGAGCTTGAGGGGCGTTCCTCTCTGCCTCAGCACCCTGAAGGCTGGGTCGGGATGCACTCTGCAGGGTTCAGGAGACACAGGCTGATAAACTGAGGCTGGAGTTCACTGTGTCACAACCGGATCGCTCAGCCAGAGCCGGCAGGACAGCAGCTAACCAGCAGGGTGTGGGAAGCTGGAATTGCTTTTGCACATGACTGATGGTTACAGTGGAGTCACTGGGCCATATTTACAAGCCATTTGCCGCTGTACTAAGTTAGCACCAGttattttctaaaatgaaaacattgaTGTTAAAAAAACCTAAAATGAATACCTCAGGCACGTAGATACCTATGTGCACCTAAGGTGAGTCTTGCAAGCTCTGCAAcattagcagtttgttttttgttttacaaaactggtgcAAACCTAGCATGGTAGACAATGTTTGGTTAATATGGCTTGCTATGCACCATCCTGTGCATTTAAAGTGTAATTCAATTGTAATAATGGCacgtaaaataataaaaaaatgtgtaaacatTCAATCTTTCTCGCTTTCTttgttatgttatatatatatatgtatattatctgctgtattattgaattgtggtttgtcacacttgaacaaaaattattgtatttcttgctcttcttgtattacttgtattgtaagtcgcttacgattgtaagtcgccctggataagggcgtctcctaagaaataaataataataataatatatatgtataaaatctTTTAGCAGAATGCTCAGGTAAGACAAGTGTAATAGTGGTAGTAAACTGAGCTGAGATACCTGGCCTTGGCTGTGTCTGAGTATCTGGCTGGACTTCCTGTGAAGGCAACATCTGTCCCAATCAGTACATAGTCCTGGAAAACAAGACGCGGAACACAGCTTCAGAGACAGAGTGGTTCAGTATCCATGCAGAAGCAGACTAGCTGCCTGTGTGTATCTGTCCCTGTGCAAGCATGATAATGCAAGCTAGGGACAGTGATGCACTGAGCAGGCAAGCGGTGCATCTAAAACAACAGGAGCTCACCTTGAGAATCTGGATCTGAGCATTAACGAGGTTCATCTTGTCAATGGTAGGGAGAGGGAAGCCTTCTTTCAGGAGCTCTGTGTGGAACCAAAGAGCTGGTTAAATTGTGGCTGACTTTCAAGGGAATACGCTTCAAAGCAGAGGTCAAGGAGCAGCCCCATGACTCGACCTGTGAATCTGCCGCCTTAACTTGGTATAAGTGATGTGTGTTTAGTTTGTCGTCGATATTAACTCAGTAGAACGGCGATTGGAGGGTACCAGCATCTGACAGTTGACCGCATTGGGAGGGTATGCACTACCTTACAGACAAGGTGACATACGAACATCAACCAATGCCAAATAATCAGGGTTTTACTGCAGTTCGAAAGCGCTAAACCGTGCCTTTATAACATTTTGAAACTCTAATTTACAGATAGATTCACCTTTTCAACGTCCTTCCGTTTGTCTTTTTGTAAAGCTGCATTCTATTGGAATCTTTACTGGACATCTGGCAGTGCCGTGCAGTAGAGCTTACTGAAGGTTCTGAGTTCTGTAATAAGCATGCCATTCTTCAAGGCAATGTGCCATCGATAAACCGAGTAGGGAGGATGCAGCTCAGGAAAGATGCAGGCTCTTACCATTAACCTTGGGCAGCACAGCAGATTTCAAAGCCAGCTGAAGCACAGTCTGCAGGGATTGAATCTGAAAGCATCAGAGAGAAGATCAATGAGTGGTGGTTGCGAGAGTGTCTGGTGAGCTCATGCTGGCACATTTAAAGACAGCTTGCTTTACCTGGAAAGGCCCCACGTAACTCTTCTGCAAGGACAGGACCAACCTGTTGAAGTAAAGCATGTTTAGATTCATTCTTGTTTGTTGTAAAGTATTTCTGCTATTAACAAAACCGGCATTATTAGTAAGACAAACTTGAGCTTGTTCCCGatgcactggggctaatcaattacacattaaaaacccggaatgggtgaaactgctatgcaatcggaGTCTCACCCTTGTGTAGGCGAATGCTAACAAAGGCCTTCTTTATTGCTTTATTCCTCGTAAAAAATGTGTGAGAGGATTAATTATAGGGTAGAAATTCACCCAGTAACTACATTGTTGGGTAAACAAGGAGTGGCAGGGAGTTTACTCACCCGTTCAGAGTTACAGATCCAACCAGTTTCTTCCCTGAAATAAGCAAGTTGGCACTGGTGCTGGCTTTCTGTGGAAGACAAACTGGACCCTTACTGTAGTTCTGAGACTGAAATAGAACTCATCCTTCCTGCAAGCGGGTGTCATTTATTAATTTAGTAAGATAACAAgatgacatttcttttttatacTGCATGTCCTTTAAACTGGAGGAGCACATTTAAACGAAGGAGCATTTCCATAGCTACTTACTGACTGGTGGTGTTGGTTTGTTTCCAAGTTCTGTAGGGAAACTGGTTTCCAGCAATGCCAGCAGGACCATTGCGTACACTTACCATACCGAGAATGAAGAGGGGTGCAAGGGTGGAGTCGGGTTTGATGACGTAGGCAGTGATGGATCCCATCACCTCCACTGTGACGTTGCTGGGCTGCATGGTGGCATGTGGCTGTTGGGTGGCTTGCACAATGAGCTTCACTGACATGTTAGGATAGGATTGCGCAATCTGGAAAGTTAAAACACAAAGAGCTGTGGCAGACCATAATACTGTCCCCTGGACACCACTGTTCATCTCAAAGGGAGTCAGTTGCCTGGCAACAACAGCTGCCAAGGTTTGTCAGGTGAAAAGAGGCGATTGTTTGACTGGAGTAACAGAGGTTGCAGTAGGGTGGTGAGATTtcaattgggtttttttttttttcaaattggagGCAAAATACCTTCTTTTTCATTCATTATTatgcttatttctttatttacaaaaaagaaaggaaatttGAGCTGGCTTGCCTGAGGGATGAAAACTCCAAATGTTTGGGTGTTCAGTCTAAGAGGGGACGATTTTGGAATCTGTGATGGGGGAAAAGAACAAAACAGATGGTTACCAAACCTGTG
The sequence above is drawn from the Acipenser ruthenus chromosome 29, fAciRut3.2 maternal haplotype, whole genome shotgun sequence genome and encodes:
- the LOC131702085 gene encoding VIP peptides-like; the protein is MMLDKGALLVFFCLTMQTACSPLYPALRFGQKASSSSSFILRSSADDGHVFPDTDGPLQLSVPLREPPEERTARHADAIFTNSYRKVLGQISARKFLQTIMGKLLGDESAEESSQVSKRQASLHTDNSWYLRQRAAW
- the LOC131702108 gene encoding mitochondrial tRNA methylthiotransferase CDK5RAP1-like, with the protein product MMITGRVLGCCELCKRMNLLKHVRKLLRPSERWLQPHSSRYSYCSVSSSHAVSNEHRKTGGSGFSSKLAAGPGFQDFVKNVATGEKGAPDLQEEVEETHPYLPEDSQIGSGRKVYFETYGCQMNVNDTEIAWSILQKKGYLRTSDLAQADVILLVTCSVREKAEQTIWNRLQQLTALKRRRPRSQTPLKIGILGCMAERLKKQLLEREKLVDVLAGPDAYRDLPRLLSVSESGQQAINVLLSLEETYADVMPVQLHPQGRAAFVSIMRGCDNMCSYCIVPFTRGRERSRPLASILQEVRMLSDQGVKEVTLLGQNVNSYRDTSEVQFCSSEPTHMSRGFSSLYKDRKGGLRFSELLERVSRIDPDMRVRFTSPHPKDFPDEVLQLIQERHNICKQIHLPAQSGSTRILQAMRRGYTREAYLELVDHIRSVIPEVSLSSDFIAGFCGETEEDHLQTVSLLREVRYNVGFLFAYSMRKKTHAYHRLQDDVPGEVKQRRLEELIRVFREEAASLNLGLVGSTQLVLVEGVSKRSAAELSGRNDGNVKVIFPNLEDPTDCASGGTAGIKPGDYVQVKVTSASSQSLRGVPLCLSTLKAGSGCTLQGSGDTG